A single Eleginops maclovinus isolate JMC-PN-2008 ecotype Puerto Natales chromosome 5, JC_Emac_rtc_rv5, whole genome shotgun sequence DNA region contains:
- the hpgd gene encoding 15-hydroxyprostaglandin dehydrogenase [NAD(+)] isoform X2: MPLTGKVALVTGGAQGIGRAVVQSLLQSSAKVAVVDLNKTCGEESKAQLDAEFGEGHCIFIPCDVSNGDTLRDAFQSTVEQFGRLDIVINNAGINNEKNWEKTIQVNLTSVIKGTYLALEHMSKEYGKEGGIIINVSSMAAFLHSPHQPVYTATKHGVIGFTRAMADASLQGDYGVRINVLCPAFVDTPLLHSVEHEDNMGKFVKFKDDFKRSMSKFGVLQIVSVS; encoded by the exons ATGCCTCTGACAGGGAAGGTGGCTCTGGTGACCGGGGGGGCTCAGGGCATCGGGAGAGCCGTGGTTCAGTCCCTGCTGCAGAGCTCAGCCAAG GTGGCTGTGGTGGACCTGAACAAGACATGTGGAGAGGAGAGCAAGGCACAGCTGGACGCCGAGTTCGGAGAGGGACACTGCATCTTTATTCCCTGTGATGTGTCCAATGGAGACACACTGAGAG atgCCTTCCAGAGCACCGTGGAGCAGTTTGGCCGTCTGGACATCGTTATCAACAACGCCGGCATCAACAACGAAAAGAACTGGGAGAAGACCATACAGGTGAACCTG ACCTCTGTGATTAAAGGGACCTATTTGGCACTGGAGCACATGAGTAAAGAGTACGGCAAGGAAGGAGGCATCATCATTAATGTATCCTCTATGGCAg CCTTCCTGCACTCCCCTCATCAGCCTGTATACACTGCCACTAAACATGGAGTCATTGGCTTCACTAGAGCTATGGcg GACGCGTCCTTGCAGGGCGATTACGGCGTCCGGATTAACGTCCTGTGTCCAGCCTTCGTGGACACTCCTCTGCTGCACTCAGTGGAACACGAGGACAACATGGGCAAGTTCGTCAAGTTTAAGGACGATTTCAAACGAAGTATGAGCAAGTTCGGAGTCTTACA GATTGTGTCTGTGAGCTGA
- the hpgd gene encoding 15-hydroxyprostaglandin dehydrogenase [NAD(+)] isoform X1 — protein MPLTGKVALVTGGAQGIGRAVVQSLLQSSAKVAVVDLNKTCGEESKAQLDAEFGEGHCIFIPCDVSNGDTLRDAFQSTVEQFGRLDIVINNAGINNEKNWEKTIQVNLTSVIKGTYLALEHMSKEYGKEGGIIINVSSMAAFLHSPHQPVYTATKHGVIGFTRAMADASLQGDYGVRINVLCPAFVDTPLLHSVEHEDNMGKFVKFKDDFKRSMSKFGVLQPSLIAEGMMRLIMDSSLHGAVMKITCSKGIHFHTYEPMSA, from the exons ATGCCTCTGACAGGGAAGGTGGCTCTGGTGACCGGGGGGGCTCAGGGCATCGGGAGAGCCGTGGTTCAGTCCCTGCTGCAGAGCTCAGCCAAG GTGGCTGTGGTGGACCTGAACAAGACATGTGGAGAGGAGAGCAAGGCACAGCTGGACGCCGAGTTCGGAGAGGGACACTGCATCTTTATTCCCTGTGATGTGTCCAATGGAGACACACTGAGAG atgCCTTCCAGAGCACCGTGGAGCAGTTTGGCCGTCTGGACATCGTTATCAACAACGCCGGCATCAACAACGAAAAGAACTGGGAGAAGACCATACAGGTGAACCTG ACCTCTGTGATTAAAGGGACCTATTTGGCACTGGAGCACATGAGTAAAGAGTACGGCAAGGAAGGAGGCATCATCATTAATGTATCCTCTATGGCAg CCTTCCTGCACTCCCCTCATCAGCCTGTATACACTGCCACTAAACATGGAGTCATTGGCTTCACTAGAGCTATGGcg GACGCGTCCTTGCAGGGCGATTACGGCGTCCGGATTAACGTCCTGTGTCCAGCCTTCGTGGACACTCCTCTGCTGCACTCAGTGGAACACGAGGACAACATGGGCAAGTTCGTCAAGTTTAAGGACGATTTCAAACGAAGTATGAGCAAGTTCGGAGTCTTACA gcCTTCTCTGATCGCAGAGGGCATGATGAGGCTGATCATGGACTCCAGTCTGCATGGAGCAGTGATGAAGATCACATGCTCCAAGGGAATCCACTTCCACACCTATGAACCCATGTCTGCCTGA